The Hemibagrus wyckioides isolate EC202008001 linkage group LG10, SWU_Hwy_1.0, whole genome shotgun sequence genome includes a window with the following:
- the ttll7 gene encoding tubulin polyglutamylase TTLL7, whose amino-acid sequence MPSLPNDGDDQKSSPVNLPSALSNQNGVKRKVRTKKKKGVITANVAGTKYEIVRIVIGEMAFHKTRDEDETANLIWNDSAVQHEKIAELRNYQRINHFPGMGEICRKDCLARNMSKMIKSQPQEYSFIPKTWIFPAEYTQFQNYVKELRRKRKQKTFIVKPANGAMGHGISLIRNCEKLPAQDHFIVQEYLDKPFLMEGYKFDLRIYILVTSCDPLRIFLYNDGLVRMGTEKYHTPNESNLSQLYMHLTNYSVNKHNENFERDETVDKGSKRSIGWFTEYLRINNYDVAKFWGDVSELVVKTLIVAEPHVLHAYRMCRPGQPPGSDSVCFEVLGFDIILDRKLKPWLLEINRAPSFGTDQKIDYDVKRGVLLNALKLLNIRASDKRRNLAQQKAEAQRRLYGQGTMKKLSAGSSEWEKQRLTLERRKEELKERLAQVRKQISREEYEKRHLGNYRRIYPPDDKLLLEKYEGLLSVAFQTFLAGRAASLQKEMNNPLKRMKEEDILDLLEQCELDDEKLMGKTSRQRGVKALSSMPESAQMPRRHRDYEDSSGSCNSSRTSGSNTDEEEESTNDLQEKKVSIEVGESRQKGSERSSRVHWKPAPKPEKLGSVSSPALSGLIRRSVSCPRSISSLSGQSPGTDSRGTSNKSLPQMGSTAVASAHAGALATPTSLVRPHTALRSHSLSRNSSAHRMPHSSSLGTIHSTTGESLLNARSKEQEAELTRQTLAALGELRIRFPGKSEEEAEAVLDEILNNWKYHKPKVASYWLVKLDATKQRKVLDIVRTNVRSMLQRIWRESDVDSLRLYRLFNRVFSRLLWSHGQGLWNCFCSSGRSSWESIFSKSSEVVTPQELQCCQRLVQLCRDCLLVVYKFVVESRGSLTGLNPEWDDPRYLVPVTSQFIKWPSSSSSRNVASRSLFTTRMGHF is encoded by the exons AGAATTAACCATTTCCCGGGAATGGGAGAGATCTGTCGAAAAGACTGTTTGGCAAGAAACATGTCCAA GATGATTAAAAGCCAGCCTCAGGAATACAGCTTCATTCCCAAAACCTGGATCTTCCCGGCGGAGTACACTCAGTTCCAGAACTATGTGAAGGAGCTTAGACGCAAACGCAAGCAGAAGACCTTCATCGTCAAACCGGCAAACGGTGCAATGGGTCATGG taTATCTTTGATTCGGAATTGCGAGAAACTCCCGGCGCAAGACCACTTCATCGTGCAGGAGTACTTGGACAAGCCGTTTTTAATGGAGGGTTACAAGTTTGATCTGCGCATTTACATCTTGGTCACTTCTTGCGACCCTCTTAGGATCTTCCTCTACAATGACGGCTTGGTGCGGATGGGAACGGAGAAGTATCACACGCCTAACGAGTCCAACCTG AGTCAGCTATACATGCACCTGACCAATTACtctgtaaacaaacacaacGAGAATTTCGAGCGTGATGAGACGGTGGACAAAGGCAGCAAAAGATCCATCGGCTGGTTCACCGAATACCTCCGCATCAACAACTACGATGTCGCCAAATTCTGGGGAGACGTTTCC GAACTGGTGGTGAAGACACTGATTGTGGCCGAGCCTCACGTGCTCCACGCATACCGTATGTGTCGCCCGGGGCAACCGCCAGGGAGCGACAGCGTCTGCTTCGAGGTCCTCGGATTCGACATCATTCTTGACCGCAAGCTCAAGCCGTGGCTGCTGGAG ATCAATCGAGCGCCGAGTTTTGGGACAGATCAGAAGATTGATTATGACGTGAAGAGGGGGGTCTTACTCAACGCCCTGAAACTCTTGAACATCAG AGCCAGCGATAAGCGACGAAACCTGGCTCAGCAGAAGGCCGAGGCGCAGCGACGCCTCTACGGTCAGGGCACCATGAAGAAGCTTTCAGCGGGTTCCTCCGAATGGGAAAAGCAGCGCCTCACCCTGGAGCGGAGGAAAGAAGAGCTG aaaGAGAGGCTGGCCCAGGTTCGCAAACAGATCTCCAGGGAGGAGTACGAAAAGCGTCATCTGGGGAACTACAG ACGTATTTACCCCCCAGATGACAAGCTGCTCTTGGAGAAGTATGAGGGCCTCCTCTCGGTTGCCTTTCAGACGTTCCTCGCTGGGCGAGCAGCCTCACTTCAAAAGGAAATGAATAATCCTCTGAAACGAATGAAG GAAGAAGACATCTTGGATCTGCTGGAGCAGTGCGAGTTGGACGACGAGAAACTGATGGGAAAGACATCCAGGCAGAGAGGAGTGAAG GCCTTGTCCTCCATGCCCGAGAGCGCCCAGATGCCCAGGAGGCACAGGGACTATGAAGACAGCTCAGGCAGCTGCAACAGTAGCAGAACGTCAGGCTCAAACACAGACGAAGAGGAAGAGAGCACCAATGACCTTCAGGAGAAGAAGGTCTCCATTGAAGTTGGGGAGAGCAGACAGAAAGGCTCTGAGCGTTCCA GCCGAGTGCACTGGAAGCCTGCTCCCAAACCCGAGAAATTGGGCTCAGTCTCCTCACCAGCGCTGTCGGGACTCATCCGCCGCTCTGTCTCATGCCCGCGCTCCATCTCTTCATTGAGTGGACAGTCACCTGGCACTGACAGTAGAGGCACCTCGAACAAGAGCCTGCCCCAGATGGGAAGCACTGCTGTGGCATCAGCTCATGCAGGAGCTTTAGCGACACCAACATCATTGGTTCGACCCCACACAGCTCTGCGCTCGCACTCTCTTAGCCGCAACAGCTCTGCCCACAGAATGCCCCACAGCAGCAGCCTGGGCACTATCCATTCCACCACG GGAGAGTCCCTGCTGAACGCGAGGAGCAAGGAGCAGGAGGCGGAGCTGACGCGGCAGACGCTGGCCGCGCTGGGGGAGTTGCGCATCCGATTCCCAGGGAAGAGCGAGGAGGAAGCGGAGGCCGTGCTGGACGAG ATTTTAAACAACTGGAAATATCATAAACCAAAAGTGGCTTCTTATTGGCTGGTGAAGTTAGATGCCACCAAACAAAGAAAG GTCCTGGACATTGTCCGCACCAACGTACGTTCAATGCTGCAGAGGATCTGGAGGGAGTCTGACGTCGACAGTTTACGTCTCTACCGCCTTTTTAACCGTGTCTTCAGTCGTCTGCTCTGGAGCCACGGTCAAGGCTTGTGGAACTGTTTCTGCAGCTCAGG CAGGTCATCATGGGAGAGCATCTTCAGCAAGAGCAGCGAGGTGGTGACGCCACAGGAGCTGCAGTGCTGCCAGCGCTTGGTGCAGCTGTGCCGTGACTGCCTGCTCGTAGTTTACAAGTTCGTAGTGGAGTCGCGCGGGTCGCTGACCGGACTCAACCCGGAGTGGGATGACCCCAG gtatctGGTGCCAGTGACCTCCCAGTTCATCAAGTGGCCTTCCTCCAGCTCCAGCCGGAACGTGGCCTCTCGTAGTCTCTTCACCACTCGCATGGGCCACTTCTAA